A stretch of Amycolatopsis balhimycina FH 1894 DNA encodes these proteins:
- a CDS encoding DUF6640 family protein, translating into MRSKFLRGRGLGRALISLTSLVTAVGPYRADWNETHVFNPAWPPHAKFHNGQTMSLGLALGVTSLWQLWRAPGSARASLDAGAVLASLYWLTQISALAYPGSKAVDPDRGEGFPQAKVAFPALAVTALGYVLERRRLAAAVS; encoded by the coding sequence ATGCGGAGCAAATTCCTGCGCGGCCGCGGGCTGGGGCGGGCACTGATCTCCCTGACGTCACTCGTGACGGCGGTGGGCCCGTACCGCGCCGACTGGAACGAGACCCACGTGTTCAACCCGGCCTGGCCACCGCACGCGAAGTTCCACAACGGCCAGACGATGAGCCTCGGACTCGCACTGGGTGTCACGAGCCTGTGGCAGCTGTGGCGGGCCCCGGGTTCGGCGCGGGCGAGCCTCGACGCCGGGGCAGTGCTGGCGTCGCTGTACTGGCTGACGCAGATTTCTGCGCTGGCGTACCCGGGTTCGAAGGCAGTGGACCCGGACCGCGGGGAAGGGTTCCCGCAGGCGAAAGTGGCTTTCCCGGCGTTGGCGGTGACGGCGTTGGGGTACGTGCTGGAACGGCGCCGGCTGGCTGCCGCGGTGTCTTGA
- a CDS encoding type III pantothenate kinase: MLLTVDVGNTNIVLGLWSGRTLVGDWRMRTDARMTADELALTVRGLLGPQADMVSGISALSTVPAVLRELRVMLSRYYAKVPKIVVEPGVRTGVALLVDNPKEVGADRLVNTLAAHHLHSTACVVVDFGTSTNVDAISARGEFLGGAFAPGIEISVDALALRAAALRKVELVPPRSVIGKNTVECLQSGILYGFAGQVDGLVRRIVRELSPGGTEQVAVLATGGLAPLVISESETITDHVPDLTLLGLRLVYERNIRS; encoded by the coding sequence TTGCTGCTCACCGTCGACGTCGGCAACACGAACATCGTCCTGGGGCTGTGGTCCGGCCGGACACTGGTCGGCGACTGGCGGATGCGCACGGACGCGCGCATGACGGCCGATGAGCTGGCGTTGACGGTGCGCGGCCTGCTCGGCCCGCAGGCGGACATGGTGAGCGGCATCAGCGCGTTGTCCACGGTGCCGGCGGTGCTGCGCGAGCTTCGCGTGATGCTGTCGCGGTACTACGCGAAGGTGCCGAAGATCGTCGTCGAGCCGGGCGTGCGCACGGGCGTGGCCCTGCTCGTGGACAACCCGAAGGAGGTGGGCGCGGACCGGCTGGTGAACACGCTGGCCGCGCACCACCTGCACAGCACGGCGTGCGTGGTCGTCGACTTCGGCACGTCGACGAACGTGGACGCGATCTCGGCCCGCGGCGAGTTCCTGGGCGGGGCGTTCGCGCCCGGGATCGAGATCTCGGTGGACGCGCTGGCGTTGCGCGCGGCGGCGCTGCGGAAGGTGGAGCTGGTGCCGCCGCGGTCGGTGATCGGCAAGAACACGGTGGAGTGCCTGCAGTCGGGGATTCTCTACGGCTTCGCGGGCCAGGTGGACGGGCTGGTCCGGCGGATCGTCCGCGAGCTCTCACCGGGCGGGACGGAACAGGTGGCGGTGCTCGCGACGGGTGGGCTGGCACCGCTGGTGATCAGTGAGTCGGAGACGATCACCGACCACGTGCCGGACCTGACGTTGCTTGGGCTGCGGCTGGTCTACGAACGCAATATCCGGTCTTGA
- the panD gene encoding aspartate 1-decarboxylase, which translates to MYRTMLKSKIHRATVTQADLHYVGSVTVDEDLMEAADLLPGEQVSIVDVTNGARLETYVIKGERGSGVLGINGAAAHLVHPGDLVILISYGQMDDAEAATYEPRVVFVDADNRIVHRHTDPGHAPEGSGLLSGTVTLPLDDETAVFPVAETADARRLDALLHAES; encoded by the coding sequence ATGTACCGCACGATGCTCAAGTCGAAGATCCACCGGGCCACCGTCACCCAGGCCGACCTGCACTACGTCGGCTCGGTGACCGTCGACGAGGACCTGATGGAGGCCGCGGACCTGCTGCCGGGGGAACAGGTGTCCATTGTGGACGTCACCAACGGGGCGCGGCTGGAGACCTACGTCATCAAGGGTGAGCGCGGGAGCGGGGTGCTCGGCATCAACGGTGCCGCGGCGCACCTGGTGCACCCGGGTGACCTGGTCATCCTCATTTCGTACGGCCAGATGGACGACGCCGAGGCCGCGACGTACGAACCGCGGGTCGTGTTCGTCGACGCGGACAACCGGATCGTTCACCGGCACACCGACCCCGGCCACGCGCCGGAGGGCTCCGGGCTGCTGTCCGGCACGGTGACGCTGCCGCTCGACGACGAAACGGCGGTCTTCCCGGTCGCCGAGACAGCGGACGCCCGCCGCCTCGACGCGCTGCTGCACGCGGAAAGCTGA
- the panC gene encoding pantoate--beta-alanine ligase — translation MTTPKFSRGTLNTFSSPEHVSQVSRALHGVGRKLALVPTMGALHAGHRELIRRAKRLPNAVVATSIFVNPLQFGAGEDFEAYPRPLDADLAVLREDGIEIAFTPGADALYAEGAVVTVHPGPLGDELEGAVRPGHFAGVLTVVAKLFNLLRPDYAFFGEKDYQQLVLIKRMVRDLNIDTRVIGVPTVREHDGLALSSRNVYLTPEQREDAIVLSAALTAGAFVGRDGADAVLETAWKTLAARPAVEVDYLELRGTDLGPAPVDGEARLLIAARVGSTRLIDNVPVLLGAAVEHPERLDAGE, via the coding sequence GTGACCACACCGAAATTCAGCCGCGGCACCCTGAACACGTTCTCCTCGCCGGAGCACGTGAGCCAGGTCAGCCGGGCGTTGCACGGCGTCGGCCGCAAGCTGGCGCTCGTGCCGACCATGGGCGCGCTGCACGCCGGCCACCGTGAACTCATCCGCCGCGCCAAGCGGCTGCCGAACGCCGTCGTGGCCACCTCGATCTTCGTGAACCCGCTGCAGTTCGGCGCGGGCGAGGACTTCGAGGCCTACCCGCGGCCCCTGGACGCCGATCTCGCCGTGCTGAGGGAGGACGGCATCGAAATCGCGTTCACGCCCGGCGCGGACGCGCTCTACGCCGAAGGGGCCGTGGTGACCGTGCACCCGGGACCGCTCGGCGACGAACTCGAAGGCGCCGTGCGGCCCGGCCACTTCGCCGGGGTGCTCACCGTCGTGGCGAAGCTGTTCAACCTGCTCCGTCCGGACTACGCCTTCTTCGGCGAAAAGGACTACCAGCAGCTGGTGCTGATCAAGCGGATGGTGCGGGACCTGAACATCGACACGCGCGTCATCGGCGTGCCGACCGTGCGGGAGCATGACGGGCTGGCGCTGTCGTCCCGCAACGTCTACCTGACGCCTGAGCAGCGCGAAGACGCCATCGTCCTGTCGGCCGCCCTCACCGCGGGGGCGTTCGTCGGCCGGGACGGTGCGGACGCGGTCCTCGAGACCGCGTGGAAGACCCTCGCCGCGCGTCCCGCGGTCGAGGTGGATTACCTGGAGTTGAGGGGAACCGACCTCGGGCCCGCGCCCGTCGACGGTGAAGCACGACTGTTGATCGCGGCCCGGGTGGGGAGTACCCGGCTGATCGACAACGTTCCGGTGTTGCTCGGCGCTGCCGTCGAACATCCGGAGCGGCTGGACGCAGGGGAATAG